The Drosophila yakuba strain Tai18E2 chromosome X, Prin_Dyak_Tai18E2_2.1, whole genome shotgun sequence DNA segment tagaaccatttgatttatttcgaTGCTAACCCCATGCTGCTTTTTGCtcgtttatttttcttttcttttgcgTTGATTTTGTTTGCACTCAACCAACCAATCAATCGATCGATCAAatcaacaccaacaacaaccacaacaccAATCAAtcaacaacaccaacaacaaacCACAAATCAACCAAATCAACCAAATCATCAAAAACCGAAACGATGGGACATTCTGAACCACAGGATCTTACATTCCAGGGCTCGGGATACAATATGTCGCCGCTTGGCGTCTCCGGAGTGCCCGGACTTGGCGGTCTAGTTGCCGGCGGCGTGGCTGGTGTTGCGGTGGCCAAGAACAAGGAGAAGCTGTCGGATGCGCTCAAGTCGTGCAACGAAATCCTCAAGGAGCTCTTCTCGAAGAAGCACTCGGGCTATGCTTGGCCGTTCTACAAGCCAGTAGACGCGGAAATGCTTGGCCTGCATGACTACCACGACATCATTAAGAAACCAATGGATCTGGGGACAGTCAAGCGGAAAATGGACAATCGCGAGTACAAGAGCGCGCCGGAATTCGCCGCCGACGTGCGATTAATATTCACCAACTGTTACAAGTACAATCCGCCAGATCACGATGTTGTGGCCATGGGTCGCAAGCTGCAGGACGTATTTGAGATGCGCTATGCCAACATCCCCGATGAGCCGGTGGCCAATGCGGCCCACCATCATGGACATGGCCACGGGCATGGTCACGGCCACGGCCACAGTCACGGTCATGGTCACGGACATGGCCATGGTCATGGATACGGCGGCTCCTCCTCACTCAAGCACGATGCCAGCGATTCGTCCAGCGAGGACTCCAGCGACACCGAGAACGAATCAAACTCGGATGAGGAGCGCAGCGCTAAGCTGAAGATGCTCGAGTCTAAGCTGCTCGGTCTGCAGGAGGAGATACGCAAGCTGTCAGAGGAGGCCTCCGCCAAAAAGAAGGCGAAGAAAAAACTCAAGGAAAAGAAGAAGTCAATGGGCGGCGGATCAGGCTCCGGTTCGGCCTCGCACCATGGTCACGCCCCGGGTGGCGGTGCAAATGCTGGCGGAGCAGGCGGTCCCGGATCCGGCGGCCATGGGAGCGTTTCCGTGCCAGGCGGTGTCGGTGCCTTGGGTGCCGGCGGAGCGGGCGGCGCTAATCTCAACGCGCTGCTCAGTGGTTCGTTGGTTGGCCATGGCGGAGCAGCCATCGCAGGCGGCGTTCCCAATGTGGGTGCGTTGCACAGCCAGGTTCACGACGTGGCCATGGCATTTAGCCAGCTGGCGGGCGGCGGTGCCGCGGCCGGTGCTGGCTTTGGTGCCGGTGTgacagcagcaggagcatcGTCGGGCGGCAAGGCGGGCACCCTGGCCGGCGCTCTGGCAGCGGGCGCAGCGGCAGGTGCCGGCGGTACGACGGCTGGCAGCGGTAAAGGTGCTAAGAGCAAGGGCGGACGTGGCGCAAAGGGCAGCGGAGCCGGCGGCGTTGGAGCTAGCAATAATGCGGCTGCGGGCAATGCGGCTGGTGGCGCAGCGGGAGCTACAGCGGGCGCTGGATCTGTGGGAGGTGTTGGCGGTGCAGGAGCAGCGGGCGGCGGCAATGCCTCCAAGCGGGCCAAGGGCAGCAGTTCGGCGGGCGCTGGCGGTGGTGTTGGTGGCGCGAATGCCAGCACCGGTGGCGCCGGCGCGCGCGGCAGCAGCAAGAAGAAACCTAGCCAGGTGATGAACTTTGActccgaggaggaggacacGGCCAAGCCAATGTCGTACGATGAGAAGCGCCAGTTGTCGCTCGACATCAACAAGTTGCCAGGTAAGATCAGCCCCATAATAGGTTGTATATTCTATTTAACGCGGTCTAGGATCGATGGATTTTATTTGATCCTTTGAGTACTGACAATGCCGTCGATATTACACAACTTCTGTAGAGCGCCACTGATTTCTTATTATGTTCGCAGGTGACAAGCTGGGCCGTGTGGTTCACATTATCCAGAATCGGGAGCCATCGCTGCGTGACTCCAACCCCGATGAAATAGAGATCGACTTTGAGACGCTGAAGCCGTCGACGCTGCGCGAGCTAGAAAGCTATGTGGCGTCGTGTTTGCGCAAAAAAACACGTAAGCCATATTGTAAGTTTGTAACTAAACCGAGAccacaacaaaagccaaagcaaatgcaaatgcaaaagcaaaagcaaaagcaaaagcaatagcaacagcaaagcaGCAAGAACAGCAAAAGctaatgaaaatttaagtaCCAAGAccaagtacaagtacaagaGTCAAGTTAGAGGCACAACCATAAGATCAAAAGAACATCAGACAACTGAGCAATCTATATCCAACTCAAAACTAAGAACAGAAGaacccatttccattttggctTTGCTGACTGCGCTtccaaatttgattttaatttcgaaCCGAAAACCGTAGTGGTCATGTTTAGTTAGTTaaactcgaaaaaaaaaaaaccaaatgcaTCAAATGTATCAAACTGCAAATCCTTATGATTAAGATTTTCAACACTCGAGTTACTATCCAGTTTATCTGTAGCTAGCAAGTgcatgcaaaaaaaaaaaaacaaaataaggacaaattaaatgaaaccCCTTTCCCTTTCCTCAAGTAGCTTGTGAATGCTGTAGAAGTGCCGATGTGTTACAGAAATCTCTAAATTACAAATTCCACATGTGATAACAATACCTTTTGATATTGGCTTTTGATTATACTCAAGAGATTTTTATAACATCGCTAATGACATTGCCGCtttaccttttttttccccccccCGTCCAAACGTTTCGAGCATGATCCTATATCCTATATATCCCCCGATCAATCTTTCCCGCCCTCTTTCGTCATCTCTTGTTAGTTGAGAATATCAATCTAAGTATGTCGCTTTTCCCTCTCGCAGATAAAAAGCCGTCTGGCAAGTCGAAGGACGAGCAGATGGCCGAGAAGaagcaggagctggagaagcGCCTGCAGGACGTCACCGGCCAACTGGGGGCAAGCAAGAAAACCGCCAAGAAAGGTATGTACTAGCATGCAATTGCCAACAATTGGCAGTGCTCATCTGCAGACAACACAGCGATTCTAATTCCAATACTAATTCCGGCTTATTTACCATTATCCGCAGATGAGTCCGCTTCGAACAAGGTCGAGGCAGTGCAGCCGGCGAATCCCGTGTCGTCgagttccagttccagcgATTCGTCG contains these protein-coding regions:
- the LOC6525364 gene encoding homeotic protein female sterile isoform X6 gives rise to the protein MSSSEPPPRYEPPVEPVNGIVQPPVIPPAERPGRNTNQLQYLIKTVMKVIWKHHFSWPFQQPVDAKKLNLPDYHKIIKQPMDMGTIKKRLENNYYWSAKETIHDFNTMFNNCYVYNKPGEDVVVMAQTLEKVFLQKIESMPKEELELEPVTAKGGKKKQRAPATPKSSSSGAGATTGSGTSSAAVTSGPGSGSTKVSAAASSAQQSGLQGATGAGGGSSSTPGTQPGSGAGGATAARPVSAMGGTVSSTAGGAPSIPPISTMPPHTVPGSTNTTTTAMAGGAGGPGAAAANRNAEALMASLLNTGQTGAYPGAPGQTAVNSSSLLDGSTAAVAAAAAAVAAAAAAGGAAGAAGGAGTIPAVAVNAANAVQAYVNAGVSVGVDAVIPPQQPAKIKKGVKRKADTTTPTANAFESPYAQMDSKSAKIATRRESNRQVIGKKGSGYNMSPLGVSGVPGLGGLVAGGVAGVAVAKNKEKLSDALKSCNEILKELFSKKHSGYAWPFYKPVDAEMLGLHDYHDIIKKPMDLGTVKRKMDNREYKSAPEFAADVRLIFTNCYKYNPPDHDVVAMGRKLQDVFEMRYANIPDEPVANAAHHHGHGHGHGHGHGHSHGHGHGHGHGHGYGGSSSLKHDASDSSSEDSSDTENESNSDEERSAKLKMLESKLLGLQEEIRKLSEEASAKKKAKKKLKEKKKSMGGGSGSGSASHHGHAPGGGANAGGAGGPGSGGHGSVSVPGGVGALGAGGAGGANLNALLSGSLVGHGGAAIAGGVPNVGALHSQVHDVAMAFSQLAGGGAAAGAGFGAGVTAAGASSGGKAGTLAGALAAGAAAGAGGTTAGSGKGAKSKGGRGAKGSGAGGVGASNNAAAGNAAGGAAGATAGAGSVGGVGGAGAAGGGNASKRAKGSSSAGAGGGVGGANASTGGAGARGSSKKKPSQVMNFDSEEEDTAKPMSYDEKRQLSLDINKLPGDKLGRVVHIIQNREPSLRDSNPDEIEIDFETLKPSTLRELESYVASCLRKKTRKPYYKKPSGKSKDEQMAEKKQELEKRLQDVTGQLGASKKTAKKDESASNKVEAVQPANPVSSSSSSSDSSSSSSSDSSSSDSSDSEAG
- the LOC6525364 gene encoding homeotic protein female sterile isoform X7, which encodes MSSSEPPPRYEPPVEPVNGIVQPPVIPPAERPGRNTNQLQYLIKTVMKVIWKHHFSWPFQQPVDAKKLNLPDYHKIIKQPMDMGTIKKRLENNYYWSAKETIHDFNTMFNNCYVYNKPGEDVVVMAQTLEKVFLQKIESMPKEELELEPVTAKGGKKKQRAPATPKSSSSGAGATTGSGTSSAAVTSGPGSGSTKVSAAASSAQQSGLQGATGAGGGSSSTPGTQPGSGAGGATAARPVSAMGGTVSSTAGGAPSIPPISTMPPHTVPGSTNTTTTAMAGGAGGPGAAAANRNAEALMASLLNTGQTGAYPGAPGQTAVNSSSLLDGSTAAVAAAAAAVAAAAAAGGAAGAAGGAGTIPAVAVNAANAVQAYVNAGVSVGVDAVIPPQQPAKIKKGVKRKADTTTPTANAFESPYAQMDSKSAKIATRRESNRQGSGYNMSPLGVSGVPGLGGLVAGGVAGVAVAKNKEKLSDALKSCNEILKELFSKKHSGYAWPFYKPVDAEMLGLHDYHDIIKKPMDLGTVKRKMDNREYKSAPEFAADVRLIFTNCYKYNPPDHDVVAMGRKLQDVFEMRYANIPDEPVANAAHHHGHGHGHGHGHGHSHGHGHGHGHGHGYGGSSSLKHDASDSSSEDSSDTENESNSDEERSAKLKMLESKLLGLQEEIRKLSEEASAKKKAKKKLKEKKKSMGGGSGSGSASHHGHAPGGGANAGGAGGPGSGGHGSVSVPGGVGALGAGGAGGANLNALLSGSLVGHGGAAIAGGVPNVGALHSQVHDVAMAFSQLAGGGAAAGAGFGAGVTAAGASSGGKAGTLAGALAAGAAAGAGGTTAGSGKGAKSKGGRGAKGSGAGGVGASNNAAAGNAAGGAAGATAGAGSVGGVGGAGAAGGGNASKRAKGSSSAGAGGGVGGANASTGGAGARGSSKKKPSQVMNFDSEEEDTAKPMSYDEKRQLSLDINKLPGDKLGRVVHIIQNREPSLRDSNPDEIEIDFETLKPSTLRELESYVASCLRKKTRKPYYKKPSGKSKDEQMAEKKQELEKRLQDVTGQLGASKKTAKKDESASNKVEAVQPANPVSSSSSSSDSSSSSSSDSSSSDSSDSEAG
- the LOC6525364 gene encoding homeotic protein female sterile isoform X5, producing the protein MSSSEPPPRYEPPVEPVNGIVQPPVIPPAERPGRNTNQLQYLIKTVMKVIWKHHFSWPFQQPVDAKKLNLPDYHKIIKQPMDMGTIKKRLENNYYWSAKETIHDFNTMFNNCYVYNKPGEDVVVMAQTLEKVFLQKIESMPKEELELEPVTAKGGKKKQRAPATPKSSSSGAGATTGSGTSSAAVTSGPGSGSTKVSAAASSAQQSGLQGATGAGGGSSSTPGTQPGSGAGGATAARPVSAMGGTVSSTAGGAPSIPPISTMPPHTVPGSTNTTTTAMAGGAGGPGAAAANRNAEALMASLLNTGQTGAYPGAPGQTAVNSSSLLDGSTAAVAAAAAAVAAAAAAGGAAGAAGGAGTIPAVAVNAANAVQAYVNAGVSVGVDAVIPPQQPAKIKKGVKRKADTTTPTANAFESPYAQMDSKSAKIATRRESNRQDLTFQGSGYNMSPLGVSGVPGLGGLVAGGVAGVAVAKNKEKLSDALKSCNEILKELFSKKHSGYAWPFYKPVDAEMLGLHDYHDIIKKPMDLGTVKRKMDNREYKSAPEFAADVRLIFTNCYKYNPPDHDVVAMGRKLQDVFEMRYANIPDEPVANAAHHHGHGHGHGHGHGHSHGHGHGHGHGHGYGGSSSLKHDASDSSSEDSSDTENESNSDEERSAKLKMLESKLLGLQEEIRKLSEEASAKKKAKKKLKEKKKSMGGGSGSGSASHHGHAPGGGANAGGAGGPGSGGHGSVSVPGGVGALGAGGAGGANLNALLSGSLVGHGGAAIAGGVPNVGALHSQVHDVAMAFSQLAGGGAAAGAGFGAGVTAAGASSGGKAGTLAGALAAGAAAGAGGTTAGSGKGAKSKGGRGAKGSGAGGVGASNNAAAGNAAGGAAGATAGAGSVGGVGGAGAAGGGNASKRAKGSSSAGAGGGVGGANASTGGAGARGSSKKKPSQVMNFDSEEEDTAKPMSYDEKRQLSLDINKLPGDKLGRVVHIIQNREPSLRDSNPDEIEIDFETLKPSTLRELESYVASCLRKKTRKPYYKKPSGKSKDEQMAEKKQELEKRLQDVTGQLGASKKTAKKDESASNKVEAVQPANPVSSSSSSSDSSSSSSSDSSSSDSSDSEAG